TGGCCttgaataaatacaaattaatataCAGTTccaaaaaatttgttgaaatcacAAACTTCCAGTGATGTTAAAATATCTTTCAACCTTTCAACTAaatcaatttataaaaaagtaCTGGTTTCTAAAAACAACGTATAAGAGATTCTGCAGAGAAAAAAGAGCGAAGCGCTAAAACAGAACTAACAAAACTCTGAAAAGCGccaaggaaaatgaaaaaaagcgaTAAGTTTACATCGCTGTGCGCTTTCTGGTATGAGAGCTTTCCTTTCCTCAAAACCGATTGACCTAAATTTGTAAACACTGGTTGCTATAGTTACCAATGTCACTCGCTGATAATACATGAAAGACGTTTTAATTCGCTGAGTTATTATTTTATGTTCTTCTCATGTCTGGTGCATTCAATTGAAATGTATCTTTTGTGTTCTTATTCCTAAAATTGATTGTTCAAGTGTGTCAAATTTTTGCGCAAGAAATTTTCGTCCAAATGAGCGACTCAGAATCAACGTTGAAAGGTAAGAAATCCCCCGATAATTCTACCGCTAAAAGCTTGGAATCACCTTCAGAGGATCCACCAAAAGGACTACTTGTAGAGAATATAAAACCTGTTAACTCGAACAAAAAGGCTCAATTACGCAAACCACCCGATCTTCCAACCTTAGAGCGAAGAAACTGGCTAATACATTTACATTTCACTCGAAAGGAATATGACACTTGCAAAACTATTATTAAAGAACAACTGGACGAAACTCAAGGTATGTGCGAATATGCATTATATGTTCAAGCACTAATTCTTCGTCATGAAGGTAAAATACAAGAGTCTTTGGAATTATTTCAGacctgttcaattttgaacacatCTGCCGATAATTTAAAACAGGTTGCTCGGTCCTTGTTTTTGCTTGGGCGTCATAAAAATGCAATTGATGTTTATGAAGAAGCATCTAGAATGAACTCTAAAGATTGGGAACTATGTCATCATTTAGGTATTTGTCACATgcagttacaaaattataaacaagCTTTTGAATATTTCCGTCAGGCTCTTCAAATAAGGCCCCAGGACGAAACATTCATAGCACTTGGACAACTCCACATTATAGAAGGGGACATGAAAGCTGCGATATCTACTTTTCGTAAAGCTGTTGAACATTCTCCTGAAAATCCTGAACTGGCAACGCAGCTAGGGCTTTTATACCTTCAGTGTGGTATGTTTCAAAAGGCTTTTGAAAAGCTTGGTACGGCAATGGCATTTGATGCAACATGTGTTCCAGCAATATTAGCAGCAGGTAGTATAATACAAAACCACAGTGACTTTGAAGTTGCACTTACAAAGTATCGTATTGCAATTTCCAAAATTCCTGAAAGTCCTGCTCTTTGGAACAACATTGGCATGTGCTTTTTTGGGAAAAAGAAATACGTTGCTGCGATTAGTTGTCTGAAAAGAGCCACATACTTGGCTCCATTTAGTTGGCAAATTTTACAGAATTTAGGATTAGTACAtcttaccatgcaacaatttgcATCGGCGTTTCATTTTTTGAGTGCTGCAATGAATCTGAATTCACACAGTGGTCAATTGTTCATGCTCTTAGCAGTTGCTTTAAAATACTTAAGTGACTTTAAAAATTCGGCCCAAGCTTATGAACAAGCTTTGAAATTGGATGAAACTGATCCAACTATACTTTTAAATTATGCAATATTATTATATGAAATGGAGGAAAGAGATAAGGCCATAAATATGATGATGGAATTTTCAAAACGATGTCTGGAAATATCTGAAGGAAGTGAACGAAGTAAACTTCAA
This sequence is a window from Uloborus diversus isolate 005 chromosome 10, Udiv.v.3.1, whole genome shotgun sequence. Protein-coding genes within it:
- the LOC129231496 gene encoding Bardet-Biedl syndrome 4 protein-like yields the protein MSDSESTLKGKKSPDNSTAKSLESPSEDPPKGLLVENIKPVNSNKKAQLRKPPDLPTLERRNWLIHLHFTRKEYDTCKTIIKEQLDETQGMCEYALYVQALILRHEGKIQESLELFQTCSILNTSADNLKQVARSLFLLGRHKNAIDVYEEASRMNSKDWELCHHLGICHMQLQNYKQAFEYFRQALQIRPQDETFIALGQLHIIEGDMKAAISTFRKAVEHSPENPELATQLGLLYLQCGMFQKAFEKLGTAMAFDATCVPAILAAGSIIQNHSDFEVALTKYRIAISKIPESPALWNNIGMCFFGKKKYVAAISCLKRATYLAPFSWQILQNLGLVHLTMQQFASAFHFLSAAMNLNSHSGQLFMLLAVALKYLSDFKNSAQAYEQALKLDETDPTILLNYAILLYEMEERDKAINMMMEFSKRCLEISEGSERSKLQNAIGMAEILANLLQIKPFQFSRSKHNSIETLPDDENELKSSNSSEQEPAESREVLV